A single region of the Solwaraspora sp. WMMD791 genome encodes:
- a CDS encoding EboA domain-containing protein — protein MNQPTATADPTAVVARLVAALHDVPDPDWLAQARTRIVADPAALPTLFAAVGRRCGRADLADAPGWSADVAARAVLLADLATVTDAGTLAAAVTDCYQYGDAAERRAVLTALPLLPIGDRAVPLLHDAIRTNDTRLLAAALGDYARHLDQPAWRQAVLKCVFTGVPLAAVHDLDTRADDELLIMLTGLHDERVAAGRTLPDDALALLRRLRAATPTAADPADVTTTGPVSTTTRQEG, from the coding sequence GTGAACCAGCCCACCGCGACCGCCGACCCCACCGCCGTCGTGGCGCGACTCGTCGCCGCGCTGCACGACGTACCCGATCCGGACTGGCTCGCGCAGGCGCGGACCCGGATCGTCGCCGACCCGGCCGCCCTGCCGACGCTGTTCGCCGCAGTCGGTCGTCGCTGTGGGCGTGCCGACCTGGCCGACGCGCCCGGCTGGAGCGCCGACGTCGCCGCCCGGGCGGTGCTGCTCGCCGATCTGGCCACCGTCACCGACGCGGGGACGCTGGCGGCCGCGGTGACCGACTGCTACCAGTACGGAGACGCCGCCGAACGCCGCGCGGTGCTCACCGCGCTGCCGTTGCTGCCGATCGGTGACCGGGCGGTGCCGCTGCTGCACGACGCGATCCGCACCAACGACACCCGGCTGCTGGCCGCCGCGCTCGGCGACTACGCCCGCCACCTGGACCAGCCGGCGTGGCGGCAGGCGGTGCTCAAGTGCGTCTTCACCGGGGTGCCGCTGGCCGCCGTGCACGACCTCGACACCCGCGCCGACGACGAGTTGCTGATCATGCTGACCGGGCTGCACGACGAGCGGGTGGCCGCCGGCCGGACCCTGCCCGACGACGCGCTCGCCCTGCTGCGGCGGCTGCGCGCGGCGACGCCGACCGCCGCCGACCCGGCGGACGTCACCACCACCGGACCCGTGTCCACCACGACCCGACAGGAGGGGTGA